Proteins from a genomic interval of Treponema succinifaciens DSM 2489:
- a CDS encoding ISAs1 family transposase — MVKFPLGGIMLLRESLEEIDDFRVKRCRKFELADIFLLVLFGLLSGIKDIEHIAEWAEEAEESIKGLVKFEFGPPSADTILRVFRNVNADKIEKVFIKWAHGIYEKVKIEPDRTIVAIDGKTMCGSNKVTGAKGIHIVSAWADELSLILGQVKTDEKSNEITAIPELLELIDIRGMIITIDAMGCQKKICEKIKEKKADYVLSLKGNQSTTHEAVKDFFSMDEKELAKYGVIKSEKECNPDHGRIENRQYYLCTNLSWLENKDEWPGLKAVAMAREERTVNGKTSTDIRFFLTSLDNIELVKKSIRLHWGIENRLHWCLDMTFNEDYKRHRKDHSPENMTVMRRLALNILRQAEKPENKKQDSLSKRTIWFRENRQFRQTVLRLL, encoded by the coding sequence ATGGTAAAATTCCCCTTGGGTGGAATTATGCTTTTAAGAGAAAGTCTGGAAGAAATAGACGATTTTAGAGTAAAAAGGTGCAGGAAGTTTGAACTGGCTGATATTTTCCTGCTGGTTTTGTTCGGGCTGCTAAGCGGCATCAAGGACATTGAGCACATAGCTGAATGGGCGGAGGAAGCGGAAGAGTCCATCAAGGGGCTGGTGAAGTTTGAGTTCGGTCCGCCAAGTGCCGACACAATTCTCCGGGTTTTCAGAAATGTGAACGCAGATAAAATCGAGAAAGTTTTTATAAAGTGGGCTCATGGAATTTACGAGAAAGTAAAAATTGAACCGGACAGAACAATTGTTGCCATCGACGGAAAGACGATGTGCGGCTCAAACAAGGTCACGGGAGCAAAGGGAATTCACATTGTAAGTGCATGGGCAGATGAACTGTCCCTCATTCTTGGGCAGGTAAAGACAGATGAAAAGTCAAATGAAATCACTGCAATTCCTGAGCTTCTGGAACTGATTGATATAAGGGGAATGATAATCACAATCGATGCAATGGGCTGCCAGAAAAAAATCTGCGAGAAAATTAAGGAAAAAAAAGCAGACTATGTTCTTTCTTTGAAAGGAAATCAAAGCACGACACACGAAGCCGTAAAAGACTTTTTCTCTATGGATGAAAAGGAGCTTGCAAAATACGGAGTTATAAAAAGCGAAAAGGAATGTAATCCTGACCATGGACGAATTGAAAACAGGCAGTATTACCTGTGCACGAACCTGTCGTGGCTGGAGAATAAAGATGAGTGGCCGGGACTTAAGGCTGTTGCCATGGCACGGGAAGAACGGACTGTAAATGGAAAAACTTCCACAGACATCAGGTTTTTTCTAACTTCACTTGATAACATTGAACTTGTGAAAAAATCAATTCGACTACACTGGGGAATTGAAAACCGCCTTCACTGGTGTCTTGATATGACTTTCAATGAGGACTACAAAAGGCACCGAAAGGATCATAGTCCGGAAAACATGACAGTTATGCGCCGTCTTGCATTAAATATCTTACGCCAAGCAGAAAAACCGGAGAATAAAAAACAGGACAGTTTAAGCAAGCGCACGATCTGGTTTCGGGAAAACCGCCAGTTCCGCCAAACGGTTTTAAGGCTCCTTTAA